From Chloroflexota bacterium, one genomic window encodes:
- a CDS encoding histidine--tRNA ligase, which yields MYQSPRGTQDILPEDAVVWRHVERRAEATARRFGYGEIRTPTFEETGLFLRGVGEGTDIVDKEIYNFKDKGGTDIALRPEGTASIVRAYLQHGMASRPQPVKLFALITAFRYDRPQAGRYREFRQFDIEAIGDDDPLVDAEVITVLWRFLEDLGLRDLTIQLNSIGDPACRPQYIKALVAYYQPHEAELCGDCKRRLQTAPLRLLDCKKPVCQPLAEAAPRTIDFLCAPCEAHFAALRAYLEATGLPYELTPRLVRGLDYYTRTVFEVVPPRVGSQSTIGGGGRYDGLAEIIGGKPTPGVGFAAGMDRIILNMREQGVILPSPETPDIYFAPLGSDAKVVAARLAEDVRRDGLSAVVGTGDRSMKARMRQASSSGARVAIILGDDELRQEQATVKNLAGGEQQTVAFAELSTYLRPTLGRATGQNGADGRQEAETA from the coding sequence GTGTACCAGTCGCCGCGCGGCACGCAGGACATTCTGCCCGAGGACGCCGTGGTCTGGCGACACGTCGAGCGTCGCGCCGAGGCGACAGCCCGACGCTTTGGCTACGGCGAGATCCGCACACCCACCTTTGAGGAGACCGGCCTCTTCCTGCGCGGCGTCGGCGAAGGCACCGACATCGTCGACAAGGAGATCTACAACTTCAAGGACAAGGGCGGCACCGACATCGCCCTCCGCCCTGAAGGCACGGCCTCCATCGTGCGGGCCTACCTCCAGCACGGGATGGCCAGCCGCCCGCAGCCCGTCAAGCTGTTCGCCCTGATCACGGCGTTCCGCTACGACCGTCCCCAGGCCGGCCGCTACCGCGAGTTCCGCCAGTTCGACATCGAGGCCATCGGCGACGACGATCCGCTGGTCGATGCCGAGGTCATCACCGTCCTCTGGCGGTTCCTCGAGGATCTCGGCCTGCGCGACCTGACCATCCAGTTGAACAGCATCGGGGATCCGGCCTGCCGCCCCCAGTACATCAAGGCGCTGGTCGCCTACTACCAGCCGCACGAGGCCGAGTTGTGCGGCGACTGCAAGCGGCGTCTCCAGACGGCGCCGCTGCGCCTGCTGGACTGCAAGAAGCCGGTCTGCCAGCCGCTGGCCGAGGCCGCGCCGCGCACCATCGACTTCCTCTGCGCCCCCTGCGAGGCGCACTTCGCCGCGCTGCGCGCCTACCTCGAAGCGACCGGCCTCCCCTACGAGCTGACGCCACGGCTGGTACGCGGGCTGGACTACTACACCCGCACCGTGTTCGAGGTGGTGCCGCCGCGCGTCGGCTCGCAGTCCACCATCGGCGGCGGCGGGCGCTACGATGGCCTCGCCGAGATCATCGGCGGCAAGCCGACCCCCGGCGTCGGGTTCGCGGCGGGCATGGACCGCATCATCCTGAACATGCGCGAGCAGGGCGTCATCCTGCCCTCGCCCGAGACGCCAGACATCTACTTCGCGCCGCTCGGCAGCGATGCGAAGGTCGTGGCGGCCCGCCTGGCCGAAGACGTCCGGCGCGACGGCTTGTCCGCTGTCGTCGGGACCGGCGACCGCAGCATGAAGGCACGCATGCGGCAGGCCAGCAGCAGCGGCGCACGCGTCGCCATCATCCTCGGGGACGACGAGCTGCGCCAAGAGCAGGCGACAGTCAAGAACCTCGCCGGCGGCGAGCAGCAGACCGTCGCCTTCGCGGAATTGAGCACCTACTTGCGGCCAACACTCGGCCGCGCGACCGGCCAGAACGGGGCCGACGGCCGGCAGGAGGCCGAGACAGCATGA
- a CDS encoding DUF167 domain-containing protein, producing MAETIAVAVRVHPGASREGVSLLDDGSLDVRLRARAVEGQANGRLVELLAERLGLRRREVEIAAGLRSRQKVVRLALGSADELRKRLGVLAGGPGGPSTGGLDG from the coding sequence ATGGCGGAGACGATCGCAGTCGCAGTGCGGGTGCATCCTGGGGCGTCACGCGAGGGCGTCTCACTGCTCGACGATGGCTCGCTGGACGTGCGCCTGCGCGCGCGGGCGGTCGAGGGACAGGCGAACGGCAGGCTGGTCGAACTGCTGGCAGAACGGCTGGGGCTGCGCCGCCGCGAGGTCGAGATCGCGGCCGGCCTGCGCTCGCGACAGAAGGTGGTGCGGCTCGCGCTCGGCTCGGCGGACGAGCTGCGGAAGCGGTTGGGCGTGTTGGCCGGTGGGCCGGGCGGGCCGTCGACCGGTGGCCTGGATGGCTGA
- a CDS encoding aspartate aminotransferase family protein translates to MSSRWIEVESQRYMSVAKRTPVVLVRGQGCRVWDDTGKSYLDMVGGWAVNTLGHSSPVIVDALTEQASQLIHTSNQFYTVPQLELADLLVETSCFDRVFFSNSGVEANEGAVKLARKYGQHKRNGAYEVITTDHSFHGRSLAMLTATGKPAYKQDYGPLPAGFLAEPVPYNDLEAVKKATTDKTCAVMVEPVQGEGGVNPATKEYLQGLREWCDQNNLVLIFDEVQTGVGRLGTLWGYELYGVEPDVMTLAKGLGGGVPIGAILCKEKVNIFTYGDHGSTFGGNPLATAVALAVMRETIKSDLPAHAKKVGDYLQQKLNELKATRPYITDVRGYGLLVGIEFDSEIAPALLGKLVEAGVLMNAPAGNILRFMPPLVLTEAEVDEVVGKLATALDEVKTATPA, encoded by the coding sequence ATGTCGTCGCGCTGGATTGAAGTCGAATCGCAGCGGTATATGTCGGTCGCCAAGCGCACGCCGGTCGTGCTGGTGCGCGGCCAGGGGTGCCGCGTCTGGGATGACACCGGCAAGTCGTACCTGGACATGGTCGGCGGGTGGGCCGTCAACACGCTCGGCCACAGCTCGCCGGTGATCGTGGATGCGCTGACGGAGCAGGCCTCGCAGCTGATCCACACCTCGAACCAGTTCTACACCGTGCCGCAGCTGGAGCTGGCGGATCTGCTGGTCGAGACCTCCTGCTTCGACCGGGTGTTCTTCTCGAACAGTGGCGTCGAGGCGAACGAGGGCGCGGTCAAGCTGGCCCGCAAGTACGGCCAGCACAAGCGCAACGGGGCCTACGAGGTCATCACCACCGACCATTCGTTCCACGGGCGCTCGCTGGCGATGCTCACCGCGACTGGCAAGCCGGCCTACAAGCAGGACTACGGCCCGCTGCCGGCAGGCTTCCTGGCCGAGCCGGTCCCCTACAACGACCTTGAGGCCGTCAAGAAGGCGACCACCGACAAGACCTGTGCCGTGATGGTCGAGCCGGTCCAGGGTGAGGGCGGCGTCAACCCGGCCACCAAGGAGTACCTCCAGGGCCTCCGCGAGTGGTGCGACCAGAACAACCTGGTCCTGATCTTCGACGAGGTCCAGACGGGCGTCGGGCGGCTCGGCACCCTCTGGGGCTACGAGCTGTATGGCGTCGAGCCGGACGTGATGACGCTGGCGAAGGGCCTCGGCGGCGGCGTGCCGATTGGCGCGATCCTCTGCAAGGAGAAGGTCAACATCTTCACCTACGGGGACCACGGCTCGACGTTCGGCGGCAACCCGCTGGCGACGGCGGTGGCCCTGGCCGTGATGCGCGAGACCATCAAGTCCGACCTGCCGGCCCATGCCAAGAAGGTCGGGGACTACCTCCAGCAGAAGCTCAACGAGCTGAAGGCGACGCGCCCGTACATCACCGACGTGCGTGGCTACGGCCTGCTGGTGGGTATCGAGTTCGACTCAGAGATCGCCCCCGCGCTGCTCGGCAAGCTGGTCGAGGCCGGGGTGCTGATGAACGCGCCGGCCGGCAACATCCTGCGGTTCATGCCGCCGCTGGTGCTGACCGAGGCCGAGGTTGACGAGGTCGTCGGGAAGCTGGCGACGGCGCTCGACGAGGTGAAGACGGCGACGCCGGCCTGA
- a CDS encoding helix-turn-helix transcriptional regulator: MTDKWTLLTSHGHVLFFVAAEPDATVRKITDAIGISERRVSSILHDLEEAGMIRSTRVGTRKHYEVNPDAHFRHPTLSHVMLRDVLGQIQARDTSPPTVRWRR; the protein is encoded by the coding sequence ATGACCGACAAGTGGACCCTCCTCACCAGCCACGGCCACGTGCTCTTCTTCGTCGCTGCCGAGCCAGACGCCACGGTGCGGAAGATCACCGACGCAATCGGCATCTCGGAGCGGCGCGTCAGCTCGATTTTGCACGACCTTGAAGAGGCCGGCATGATCCGCTCGACACGGGTCGGCACGCGCAAGCACTACGAGGTCAACCCTGACGCCCACTTCCGCCATCCGACGCTCAGCCACGTGATGCTGCGCGACGTGTTGGGGCAGATCCAGGCGCGGGATACGTCGCCGCCGACGGTCCGCTGGCGCCGCTAG
- a CDS encoding GNAT family N-acetyltransferase, which translates to MAEPRWLALGQQTRIREFTRRDVDRWCAWSHHEDPLFSSYNPTEMTGPMRDAWYDDLVHRQQQLPYAIEDLERRLVGRLFLRHIREREGTAVLGIDLDPTMLGRGLGTDALRAFLTYYFGPARFTKMYLSVAAFNVRARRSYDRCGFQEFATHWQVLKSDADVLGDPRYAEVRHLFRRSPEGVEALMQDMVARSPLRQWSGPVRAARDPRPRRRR; encoded by the coding sequence ATGGCTGAGCCGCGCTGGCTGGCGCTGGGACAGCAGACGCGGATTCGCGAGTTCACCCGGCGTGACGTGGACCGCTGGTGCGCCTGGAGCCATCACGAAGACCCGCTGTTCTCGTCGTACAACCCGACGGAGATGACCGGCCCGATGCGCGACGCCTGGTACGACGATCTGGTGCATCGGCAGCAGCAGCTGCCGTACGCCATCGAAGACCTGGAACGGCGGCTGGTGGGTCGGCTGTTCCTGCGCCACATCCGCGAGCGCGAGGGAACGGCGGTGCTGGGCATCGACCTTGACCCGACGATGCTCGGGCGGGGGCTGGGCACGGATGCGTTGCGGGCGTTCCTGACGTACTACTTCGGGCCAGCCCGCTTCACCAAGATGTACTTGAGCGTTGCGGCGTTCAACGTGCGCGCCCGCAGGAGCTACGACCGATGCGGCTTTCAGGAGTTCGCGACGCACTGGCAGGTGCTGAAGTCCGACGCGGATGTCTTGGGTGACCCGCGCTACGCCGAGGTGCGCCACCTGTTTCGACGCAGCCCGGAGGGCGTCGAGGCGCTGATGCAAGATATGGTGGCGCGGTCGCCGCTGCGCCAGTGGTCCGGGCCGGTGCGGGCGGCGCGGGATCCGCGGCCTCGACGCAGACGCTGA
- a CDS encoding GrpB family protein, which produces MLTPEQEAWIAHLSDTDRVRIVPYDALAPTQFDAVRQRIRMALGDSLQVEHHGASSFGISGQDEIDIYVPVVAERLASEIDRFQLVFGPPQSNYPGLRARFSIEECGKRVDVFVINGDHDNWRQLQQFEGYLRAHPDELERYRLLKEAGDGLTVREYYRRKIEYINSVLDLVRVATDGAGAW; this is translated from the coding sequence ATGCTGACCCCAGAACAGGAAGCGTGGATTGCGCATCTATCAGACACTGATCGAGTGCGCATCGTGCCGTATGATGCGCTAGCGCCGACCCAGTTCGACGCGGTCAGGCAACGGATCCGGATGGCGCTCGGGGACAGCCTTCAGGTGGAGCATCACGGCGCTAGCAGCTTCGGTATCTCGGGCCAGGACGAGATTGACATCTACGTGCCCGTCGTAGCCGAGCGGCTTGCCTCCGAGATCGACCGCTTCCAGCTCGTATTTGGACCGCCGCAAAGCAACTACCCAGGCTTGCGCGCCCGCTTCTCAATCGAGGAGTGTGGCAAACGCGTCGATGTCTTCGTCATCAACGGTGACCATGACAACTGGCGACAGCTCCAGCAGTTCGAGGGCTACCTTCGTGCACACCCTGATGAACTAGAGCGGTATCGTCTGCTGAAAGAGGCGGGCGACGGTCTCACAGTCCGCGAGTACTACCGACGAAAGATCGAATACATCAACAGTGTTCTGGATCTCGTCCGGGTGGCCACAGATGGCGCAGGAGCGTGGTGA
- the prfA gene encoding peptide chain release factor 1 has product MLQRLEDMKRRYDDLSAELSKPEVASDRELLQKYGREQSELAETVAKYDEYVGVTTELDDTSAMLDDSLDDEMKAFVRDEIKRLEGQRDDIFGELKELLRPRDKNDERNVIVEVRAGTGGEEASLFAQELMRMYLRYAERRAWKSEVMNTNETDLGGIKEVTFEVRGKGAYSRLKWESGVHRVQRVPVTEAGGRIHTSTATVVVLPEADEVEVNIDQNDLQIDVYRSGGHGGQSVNTTDSAVRITHKPTGLVVICQDERSQLKNKARAMAVLRARLYERERLRAQEESSQMRRSQIGSGERAEKIRTYNFPQNRVTDHRIGATLHNLPEVMEGAIEPLIDQLTLAAEREAEG; this is encoded by the coding sequence CTGCTCCAGCGGCTCGAAGATATGAAGCGCCGCTACGACGACCTGAGCGCCGAGCTGTCGAAGCCAGAGGTCGCGTCGGATCGCGAGCTGCTCCAGAAGTATGGCCGCGAGCAGTCCGAGCTGGCCGAGACCGTCGCCAAGTACGACGAGTACGTCGGCGTGACCACCGAGCTGGACGACACGTCCGCCATGCTCGACGACAGCCTGGACGACGAGATGAAGGCGTTCGTCCGCGACGAGATCAAGCGGCTCGAAGGCCAGCGCGACGACATTTTCGGGGAGCTGAAGGAACTGCTGCGCCCCCGCGACAAGAACGACGAACGCAACGTGATCGTCGAGGTTCGGGCGGGGACGGGCGGCGAGGAGGCCAGCCTCTTCGCGCAGGAGCTGATGCGGATGTACCTCCGCTACGCCGAGCGCCGCGCCTGGAAGAGCGAGGTCATGAACACGAACGAGACCGACCTCGGCGGCATCAAGGAGGTCACGTTCGAAGTGCGCGGCAAGGGGGCCTACTCCCGCCTCAAGTGGGAGAGCGGCGTCCACCGCGTGCAGCGCGTGCCCGTCACCGAGGCCGGCGGGCGCATCCACACCTCCACCGCCACCGTCGTGGTGCTGCCCGAGGCCGACGAGGTCGAGGTCAACATCGACCAGAACGATCTGCAGATCGACGTGTACCGCTCGGGTGGGCACGGCGGCCAGAGCGTCAACACGACCGACTCAGCCGTGCGGATCACCCACAAGCCGACCGGGCTGGTGGTGATCTGTCAGGACGAGCGCTCGCAGCTCAAGAACAAGGCCCGCGCGATGGCCGTGCTGCGCGCCCGCCTCTACGAGCGCGAGCGGCTGCGGGCGCAGGAAGAGTCGAGCCAGATGCGCCGCTCGCAGATCGGCTCGGGCGAGCGCGCCGAGAAGATCCGCACCTACAACTTCCCCCAGAACCGCGTGACCGACCACCGCATCGGGGCCACCCTCCACAACTTGCCCGAGGTGATGGAAGGGGCCATCGAGCCGCTGATCGATCAACTGACGCTGGCCGCCGAGCGCGAGGCCGAGGGCTGA
- a CDS encoding threonylcarbamoyl-AMP synthase, whose translation MNGHASGSHRAETRVTVVDPQRPDPAVIERAAKIIRRGGLVAFPTETVYGLGANALDADAVQGIFRAKQRALNDPLIVHLASADDLPRVARDVPPIARALAARFWPGPLTLVLPKRPEVPDIATAGLPTVAVRVPSHPVARALITAAGLPIAAPSANLFMRTSATTAAHVVEDLGERVDLILDGGPAPHGIESTVVAVGETEVRLLRPGATTAEAVADALAELEPPVPLLLGAVGKTASPGLLARHYSPRAALFLFTGEPAETRPALAAAIRTAIQDGRTAGALLVDEDLPLVAGVSPAPTVVHLGSERDLAAVAGRLFAGLRELDAHGCEAIYARSLGTAGLGLAILDRLTRAAHRTDVETTD comes from the coding sequence GTGAACGGTCACGCATCCGGCTCGCACAGGGCTGAAACCAGGGTCACCGTAGTTGATCCACAGCGCCCTGATCCGGCCGTCATCGAGCGTGCCGCCAAGATCATCCGGCGTGGCGGGCTGGTCGCCTTCCCAACCGAGACGGTCTACGGCCTGGGCGCGAACGCCCTCGACGCCGACGCCGTCCAAGGCATCTTCAGGGCCAAGCAGCGGGCGCTCAACGACCCGCTGATCGTGCATCTCGCCTCGGCGGACGACCTGCCACGGGTCGCGCGTGACGTGCCGCCCATCGCACGGGCGCTGGCCGCGCGCTTCTGGCCGGGGCCGCTGACGCTGGTGCTGCCGAAACGCCCCGAGGTGCCGGACATCGCCACGGCCGGCCTGCCGACCGTCGCCGTGCGGGTGCCGAGCCACCCGGTCGCACGGGCGCTCATCACGGCAGCCGGCCTGCCGATCGCCGCCCCCAGCGCCAACCTGTTCATGCGGACCAGCGCCACGACCGCCGCGCATGTCGTCGAAGACCTGGGCGAGCGTGTGGACCTGATCCTGGACGGCGGCCCGGCTCCGCACGGCATCGAGTCCACGGTGGTGGCCGTTGGCGAGACGGAAGTGCGGCTGCTGCGGCCCGGCGCGACCACCGCCGAAGCCGTCGCCGATGCACTGGCCGAGCTGGAGCCGCCCGTCCCATTGCTCCTGGGCGCGGTGGGCAAGACGGCCTCGCCGGGCCTGCTGGCCCGCCACTACTCCCCGCGCGCCGCGCTGTTCCTGTTCACCGGCGAGCCGGCCGAGACGCGGCCGGCCCTGGCGGCCGCGATTCGCACGGCGATACAGGACGGACGCACGGCCGGCGCGCTGCTGGTGGACGAAGACCTTCCGCTCGTCGCGGGCGTAAGCCCTGCGCCGACGGTGGTGCACCTCGGCTCGGAGCGCGATCTCGCAGCCGTGGCCGGCCGCCTCTTCGCCGGCCTTCGCGAGCTTGACGCCCACGGCTGCGAGGCCATCTACGCGCGGTCGCTCGGAACGGCCGGCCTGGGACTGGCGATCCTCGACCGGCTGACGCGGGCCGCCCACCGCACGGACGTCGAGACGACGGACTGA
- the prmC gene encoding peptide chain release factor N(5)-glutamine methyltransferase, whose product MQSLTLDGLLREAARGLAEAGVEGARAEARWLLGRTLGLTDAALLVRGAQPANSEDAARFRAVIERRAAREPFAYVVGQREFYGRTFTVNRHVLVPRPETETLVEEALRVLAAAHSGRPLVVDIGTGSGAIACTVALEAPDAEVLACDVSAEALQIAAANRVALGLEGRLRLVCGSLLSWLGRPADLVLANLPYLPTGRLPHLMPEVRDWEPHLALDGGADGLELIAALLADASRTVCPGGTILLELDPEQVESARALLPEARATVIRDLAGLDRVLRLDVRS is encoded by the coding sequence ATGCAGTCGCTCACCCTCGACGGGCTGCTGCGCGAGGCCGCCCGCGGGCTGGCCGAGGCCGGCGTCGAGGGCGCCCGGGCCGAGGCGCGCTGGCTGCTCGGGCGCACCCTTGGCCTGACCGACGCCGCACTGCTCGTGCGCGGCGCGCAGCCGGCCAATTCGGAGGATGCCGCCCGCTTCCGGGCGGTCATCGAGCGACGCGCCGCCCGCGAGCCGTTCGCCTACGTCGTCGGGCAGCGCGAGTTCTACGGTCGGACGTTCACCGTCAATCGGCACGTCCTGGTACCCCGCCCTGAGACCGAGACCCTGGTCGAGGAAGCCCTGCGGGTGCTCGCGGCTGCCCACTCGGGCCGGCCGCTGGTCGTGGATATCGGCACGGGGAGCGGCGCCATCGCCTGCACCGTCGCGCTCGAAGCGCCAGACGCCGAGGTGCTGGCCTGCGACGTGAGCGCCGAAGCGCTCCAGATCGCCGCTGCCAACCGTGTCGCGTTGGGGCTGGAGGGCCGGCTGCGGCTGGTGTGCGGCTCGCTCCTCAGTTGGCTCGGTCGGCCGGCCGATCTGGTGCTGGCGAACCTGCCCTACCTCCCGACAGGCCGCCTCCCGCACTTGATGCCCGAAGTCCGCGACTGGGAGCCGCACCTCGCGCTCGACGGCGGCGCGGACGGGCTGGAGCTGATCGCCGCACTGCTGGCGGACGCCTCTCGCACGGTGTGCCCAGGCGGCACGATCCTGCTGGAGCTTGACCCCGAGCAGGTCGAGTCGGCTCGCGCGCTGCTGCCCGAGGCCCGGGCCACGGTAATCCGCGACCTGGCCGGGCTGGACCGGGTGCTGCGTCTGGACGTACGCTCCTGA